Proteins found in one Methylophaga thalassica genomic segment:
- a CDS encoding 2-hydroxyacid dehydrogenase, protein MPTHQIAVFSAKSYDERFLLQASVPAIEFICHEVTLNPSTAVMAEGFEIVSAFVNDDLSRETLGTLAEGGTRLIALRCAGYNQVDLIAAHELGISVVNVPAYSPYAVAEHTIALMLALSRKIPRAYNRVRDGNFSLDGLLGFDFYQKNVGIVGGGKIGLLVAERMRAFGCEVLVYEPVNSQHCVKQGFQAIDLTTLIQQSDIISLHCPLNSDTRYLVNHDSIASMKPGVMLINTSRGALMDTRALLDGLKSKQIGYLGIDVYEQEGSLFFEDHSLDIIQDDLFQRLLTFPNVLVTGHQAYFTQEAVQHIAETTVSNVLAYLNGERLSNRVGM, encoded by the coding sequence ATGCCCACTCATCAAATTGCTGTGTTTAGTGCTAAGTCATACGATGAACGCTTTTTATTGCAAGCGTCAGTGCCAGCGATTGAATTCATTTGTCATGAGGTCACACTGAATCCATCCACCGCGGTGATGGCAGAGGGCTTTGAAATTGTCAGTGCCTTTGTTAATGATGATTTGAGTCGGGAAACATTAGGCACACTAGCAGAAGGTGGCACACGACTGATTGCCTTACGCTGTGCGGGTTATAATCAGGTCGATCTGATTGCCGCGCATGAGTTGGGCATCAGCGTGGTTAACGTTCCGGCCTATTCGCCTTATGCTGTAGCTGAGCACACCATCGCTTTGATGCTGGCATTAAGTCGTAAAATTCCTCGTGCCTATAATCGTGTCCGTGATGGCAATTTCTCTCTGGATGGCTTACTCGGCTTTGATTTCTACCAAAAAAACGTAGGGATAGTCGGTGGTGGGAAAATTGGTTTATTAGTGGCGGAAAGAATGCGGGCGTTTGGGTGTGAGGTGCTTGTTTATGAGCCTGTTAACTCGCAACACTGCGTAAAGCAAGGATTTCAAGCTATTGATTTAACAACGCTTATTCAACAATCCGATATTATCAGTCTGCATTGCCCGTTAAATAGTGACACGCGTTACCTGGTTAATCATGACAGCATTGCCAGCATGAAACCGGGAGTGATGTTAATTAACACCAGTCGCGGTGCGTTAATGGATACCCGAGCGCTATTAGACGGACTGAAATCCAAACAAATCGGCTATCTCGGCATTGATGTCTATGAACAGGAAGGCAGTTTGTTTTTTGAAGATCATTCACTTGATATTATTCAGGATGATTTATTTCAACGTCTGTTAACCTTTCCAAATGTATTAGTGACCGGGCATCAGGCCTATTTCACCCAGGAAGCTGTTCAACATATTGCTGAAACCACAGTAAGTAATGTGCTGGCTTATCTTAATGGTGAACGTTTAAGTAATAGA